From the genome of Prinia subflava isolate CZ2003 ecotype Zambia chromosome 12, Cam_Psub_1.2, whole genome shotgun sequence:
ctgggcagctgtgccctgcagagtgtgctgtggggacagaagCCTGTGGGGACTCTGCCACCACGGCTGAGGCCtttggggagctgctgcaggggctggggccgttctgggcagggccagcaccgctgtgggcacagggatcttcccccagcctgcaggagcagacgggagggggacacgggggaggCCATGCCCTGTGCCCCCCTTGCCTCTCCCAGGTCAGCCCTGCACCTTGTTGGCAATATTGCTCTGCTGGCGAGGACACTACTGTACAGTTCAGGCACTGCAGGTTTCTAATCTGCTTATTTATAATTCAAAAGCTTGCCCATATATTAATGAACCCTTAATGAGCTGTTGAAAATGCCTGAATTACAGTCAGATTATTAAACTCCAACAGCCCCTGTAATCATACCATTTGAGTGGGCTTTAGGTACTTTTCATATCTGCAGCTTTGTATTGTGAAGGAGATGGGTTTATTCGAAGAAAGCTTTGTAATAATTTTGACCTGCAATTTATTTATTGGCCTCTGAATGCAGTAGTCTATGCAGATGCTCTCGTCTATTATGTGTGGGGGCAGGTGCACAGCATGTTGAAAGACAGCTAATTACGATTTGCTGAAAGATATGCTAAAACTGTGGTCTTAGAACAAAGCCAAGTTCATTGTTAAACAATGTTTTAGTGTCTGTTTATGTGGTTTGTCTAAATCACGGAGATACTGAAATGTAGTTAGAAGCAGATCCCAGGCAGTGGCACACTTGGTTTTTGTTAACCCCCGAGGCGCCGTGCCAGTGGGCTGGCGGGCTGCAgtcctgtgcagccccaggtgaGTGGTGCTGACAGGGGTGggcagcagccccggccccgTGGGTGCTGTGTGAGGGTCCCGTGGGGCCGTGGGGCGGGCACTGCCCCCAGGCCTCTCCCTCAGCGCGGTCGGCGCcgctggctctgctgggagtgATGTATTGTTGTGTTCTTTCCCGTCTGTGCTGCACCTTAATTCCTCGATGCATTGAAAGGTCAGTGAGCTAAACAGTAATAAACTCACAGGGTGATAGAGTGAGGGATAAAAGAGGGAAACAATGGCCACCGAGTGTGAGCTTATATGtcaaaaaatacatatattacCACTGTATTCAAATCAAGAGTAATTTATAAAGGCAGGTGCTGGTAGGAGCAGCTTTATTGCCGGCCTGTAGCAGAATGCTCCTCTGTGCTGAGGGGCCTGCGAGATGCTCTGGCTCCTTCCCAGACAGCGTTGGGAGTGTTCGACCTGCAGCCAAGGGGCGGCTGCTGACGAGCCGTGTGTCTCGCTGGTGACAGAGTTCATCAGTTTTGCAGGCCCCTGCCCCCAGGGACACCAGACACTATTAGTTGTGCTGATCTGCTTCATATAGTTCATAAGGAAAGCTCTGAATTAACACACAGCTTAATTCTTGTTAGAATTAGTTAATCAACTCGTGGCTTTGCCATTCAAATGAATGATGCATCTCACTCAGGGGCAGGATAAATGTTGTGTCCCCACACACACTCTGTCGTCCCTTTGCCTGTGGGTGTCCGCGGGCTCCTGTGCTCCGGGTGGGATGCTGTGGCCGTGGGAGCGTTGTGTGGGATGAAGATGAACACAATGTGCTCCCCCCGTGCCACCAGCCCCCGAGACACGCTGGGTTGCGTGCGAAACACCTGAGTGGCCTCGTCACTGTCCTCATGGCTGAGTGTCTTCCTGTTGTGCTTCAGGCCCCTCGCCGCTCCTCAGCCTCAGTGCAGCGTCAGCTCCTGCTGTTAAACCTTCGGGGCCACTCACTCACTGTGCCAGCTTTATAGAGAAGGGCTGGGGATTTGGAATATTAATTTGAGTCTGGGTGGATTGTGTAACTTTGGATGAAGCTCTCTCACCTTGGCCTCTTGATGGAAGCATGTTGGAATGCAGCATCCTGACCTTGGCAGAGATAAAGAAACCAGAACGGCAACAGAAGTACATGATGCAGAAATCACTGCAATTGTACCAAATTATTTTGCTGCAGGTTTTGGCTAGGCATTTGCATTTGGGAGCAGAGTGGGACTGCGATGGGATAGTGGGAGGGAGATGAGTTCCATagtgaaaagcagaaatgcatCAGACgaaaaacagctggaaataGAGCACAGTAAACATGGTCTGAGAAAGGGTCCAGAAGCTAAACGGAAAAACAAAAGTAGAAATCAttgaagagaagggaaggagagctTGAGTGGATTAAAACCAGGTTGTTATTGATCAtgctgacagcagagcagaggaggagtgTGACAAACAGGGGAACAACTCACCGAGGAAATCACCCCTTGTGTTATGGCACCGCAGACCAGGGGCTGTGGCGAGGCAGTGGGACCTGGCAGATGAGGCAATGAGGGATGGGTGCAGTGCTCCCTTGGCCAGGCACCAccacccctgctgctgcagggactccCAGGGGTGGCATCAtcttccctggctgcagcatgggtgccagggctgtccccaacACACATCTGCCAGCTCAGGGACACACCAGGACAATGTGTGGCATCATCAGCTTGTGCCTATGGACCTCTGAACAGGCAAcagaataatttaaagaaatgatgagacatttttattattcccaTGAAATTATATGGAATTATAGTTTTAAATGAAGGTGACAggtttaaaatgtgtattttagaGCCAAATTAATGCCTTGTGCTTTCTTGAGTTGGAAAGTTGGCCAGTGGGGGAGTCATCTCCCACTGCGTGTCCTCCTTGGGACAGTCAGTGTGGaatcctgtgctgtccccagagtGCACATTGCTGGGGCCCAGGGCCATGCCTGGCAGCTGTGTGTTGCTGGCACAGCCTAGGcagtgctgttcctgctgtgatgggagcagagaggtgccatggccctgctgtccccccgGCTGGCCTGCACCTTACGGGACCGGCTGTggaggggctggctgggtgctggggcagggctggggcagggctgggcagggctgggcagggctgtgcccgtGGAATgatggaggcagggctggggcagggctgggcagggctggggcagggctgtgcccgtGGGATgatggaggcagggctgggcagggccggggcagggctgtgcccgtGGGATgatggaggcagggctggggcagggctgggcagggctgggcagggctgtgcccgtGGGATgatggaggcagggctgggcagggctgggcagggctgtgcccgtGGGATgatggaggcagggctggggcagggctgggcagggctggggcagggctgtgcccgtGGGATgatggaggcagggctgggcagggctgtgcccgtGGCCCCCAGGCAGGCGGGTGTCACAGAGGGCTCGTGGCAGGCGTGCAGCGAGCGGACAGCGGCCGGGCAGATGCAGAAGTACTGactgtgttttctcttgttctctctTTTCTGCCCAAGGTTTGAGCATCCGAGGAGCCCAGGAGGAAGACCCTCCGGACCCTCAGCTAATGAGACTAGACAATATGCTTCTGGCAGAAGGAGTCTCAGGTCCGGAGAAAGGTGGGGGATCGgcggcagcagctgcagccgcagcagcctctggagggTCTTCAGATAACTCTATTGAACACTCAGATTACAGAGCCAAATTGACCCAGATCAGACAAATCTATCACACAGAACTGGAGAAATATGAACAGGTCAGACATCAGCCTCTCAGTTGTTCGTGTACCTGAcactgctctcctctgctttccagTGCCCACCACTGCCCACTCTGGACCAcagcccttcctcccttcctcaccCCTCTGCCCAGAGAGCCATGATGGGAATCTTGTCAGGCtccaaggagctgctggctggagccAGGACGCATGTCTTGCATGCCTGAGTGTTTTCTGTTGTCTGTAACTGCACAAGACCAACATGCAAGCCTGTGTTTCTTCCCTTGCCCAGTCTGTagaggcagagaggaggagcGATGTCTGTCACTCAGTGCCACCCTCTGCCCTGGTGAGGTCTCACACAGCGGGGTCTGGCTCGTTGGGGAGCACAGGTAGACAAGGGCTGCATTGGCCAGCTCAGCCCAcaggctcctggagcaggtggcAGGAGTTTCTGGCACAAGACTTGGCCAGGtcagctggagcaggatggaAGAGAGTGGGCAGtgaggcaccagcacagcacctgGCCCAGGCTTTGGGACAGGAACTAGGGAAATCCTGGTTCAGGCAGATGCCAGCACAGTGTCTTTGTTTGGAGTGAAGAGCATGCTGCAGAGACCTCTAGGTTTGTGTTCTCCACTGCGACCTGGTGACCCAACACATTTACTGTGCCGGTGGCACTGAGAATGTTTGTCACATGCTgccaggtgccagcagcaccGTGTGTCTCAGGTGCCAGTGGCACTGCCTTGTCTGTGCTGTCTCTTTCACCGTGTTGTTCAAGTGGAGAACAAATAACTGAGCAAACACCTGTCAGGGTCTTTGTGCAAATCTGCTGTTCTCCCCCGAGCCCCCAAGGCCCCAGTAGTCCTGTGTGGAGCCCTGAGCTCTCCTCGCCCTGCCAGGTGCAGCTGTAGCTCTGGGATGGGGGTGGCTGTGGGATGAAGGAgccccacacagcagcagcagcagcgtctCATGCAGGCACAGTGACACAGGCTGCGGGCAGATCTGGGCCAGGGAGGCGGCAGCTCCGCGCCTGCAGCCGCTTCCTGGCAAACATCCTTGGACTCTAATAAGTTTAATGACGTGGGGGAAGCAGGAGCATTTTTTGCCCTGTAGCACCATTTACAAAGGTTTCAGCTGAAATGTCACAGCCATCCGTCCACACCACAGGAAATTTTGGAGGATGCTCAAATGCTGCCggagcaggagagagaggtAGAGCCGAGGATGAGACTTGCATGCTTCCCCACGGATCCTGACACCCAGCCATGTCTGCTCAACAGACATATGATGAtttccccagcctggcagcaaaCTGTCTCCTGCTGGTTTGTCTCACTACAGTGCCCGAGAGGCAGCCAGGGCTTGGCATCTCAGCCTCTGGCGCCACAGGTTGTGGGAGGCAGGAGCCCTCCTGCAGCGGGAGCCCGTGCCGGGCACCTGGCGCAccgcagagctgctcctgccaccctgcctggcacagccactgccCCGTCCCATGGCAGCAGGAACCAGAGCGCCTTCCTGGAGACAGTTTCCAGGCAGAGTTTGATCCTGATATTTGTTGCCAGTCAGGGGAAtgcactcaggaaaaaaaaaaaaaaggaaagagaaatggaaagtGTGTCACGCCATCACCCAGCGCTCCCTCGCCGGGCGCCGGGAGAAATGGCCACGCACAGGCAGCGCCTTCCATAATTTACAGCTCCTATAACAGAGATGACATATTGAAAGCTATCTGCTGTAATtacactgaaatacattttttgctGTAGGCAAAAGTACTGTAAGGGTCCCAGGCCTCCTAGAGCAGCTGGGAACCCACTTCCCAAGTTCACAGATGTCTCCTGAATTCACCTCGAATTGGGGTGAAGTGTGGCAGCTCAGAAGCCACCACCAGCCTCACAGAGCCCTGGCTGCCACCCTGCCTCTCAACAATGTTTTGGGCCATTTCCACTCTTTTTGCTGTGCAGTTGTGATGAAGcactgaggcagcaggagcatccctgctCCTACAAGGTTTCTGAGCAGGTTAACAAGGCCATCACTTATAACCTGACATTATTAATAATATCTCAGGCACCAAGCAGAGGCCTGaaaaatagtcctggaaaaggGATCAAGTAGCTTGGACGCTATAAATAAACAAGAGAAACAAGACAAAGCATCAGAGTCTTCTGAGCTTCCTCCCACTGTGCTGtgtgaggcagctctgcagaggggaggTGCTGGTGGAGATGAATTAAGCCCAGGCTCTCCAAGCAGTTGTAGCCAAACCAAGTCTCATCAGGGAACTTAAGCAAAGTCAGAGAAAGGTTTTTGCTTCTTGAAAGTAAGAAactaatttttacttttcaatGTCTAGTTTTTGATACTAAATCTCTTATGGAGAAGACAtacctgaaaatatttctagtgCAACAGTTACCAATTTTATTGTACTTTAAAATTGAGTTCccaggatctgaaaagaagGGGGCTTGTGCCAAATTCTTGGGCGCAGCTGTATTTGGGAACaatcagagctgctgcatcTGCCTGATCTCAGGGGGAGAGCTGCTGCACTTTGGTGCCTGTGTCCTCTCCCTTCTGTGCAACATTTCCCGTGTGAGCCCaagcctgtgctcctgctgttgGTCAGAGGGCTGGACCTGAGCTTCTGCATGCCTGGGTTGTCCCGTGATGAATGGAGGGATGTGGCAGTGGGAGGTGAGGGTGAGACGTGTGGAACTCCCtcacctggagctgggagggtcTTGGCACGCCGggctggcaggtgctggaggaggctcCACGCCCTCGGCCTGGCGAGCCAAGGGTCCGCGCCGGGGCTCGCCAGCGCTGCCTCCAacggggctgcagggatgtaAATTAGCCTGTAATTTACTTTCAGtagtgtaaagaaaaaaaatcactttgccTGAAGTGTATGCATCTTTCTTAAGGGTGTACCCAGATTTTAATTATCTAAATGTAAATACTTAACGAATTTTACTTAGAGTAATGAGCTAAAGTGCACACTACATAAATGAGATGTTCTAATTAATCATGTATGAACTACTGGTTTAAAGAAAAGCTATGTGAATTCTGCGAATGTTGGGCTATTGCCAAATTGCTAATCAGCATTTGCATTCATAGATGGCTTCACTTAATAAGTTGTGAGACGTTCAGCAAATGTTATAGGAAATTATGAGTTTTTAGATGCATAAACTTTTCACTTTTAACTCCTTCCCTCACATAATCTATTAAAATGTTGAAGTATCCTTGAAAATGTGGTTGTCAGACACATTATGTACATATTTTGCAGCCTGGCTTTAGAGGGAAGAGGGGAGCTAGCAGAGTTTTTGGCAGGTTCCAGCCTGCAAAGggaaggcagggcagcaggatgtGCGGAGGCTCGGACCGGGGGTTCCTGGTGATGGCTCAGTCAGAAGTTTATATCAATGTGTCACAGTCTGGGAGTGATAATGGAGGGCTGCCTGTGCCTTCCCTCAGTTCCTCGGCTGCAGAGCacgggccaggctggggcagtgccACTGACACCCAGCCAGGGTGGGGACACGGTGCCCAGAAGGGTCTCAggttctgcagtgctgcagggggtACCCAGGCACAGGGCTCGGGGTGTTGCCCACCTGGCTGTGGGGTGTGTTCTCCCCTCTcacaccctgcccctgcctgctgctggcacagggctgatcccactgctcctctccACGGGGGTCtggctggggacatggggatggGGAAAGGGATGAGCAtggcaggagcagtgctgtggtcactcagctcccctggctgccccaggacagctgcagggctcctggAGAGGGTGTGTGGGATCCTGTGGGCACATACAtgtggaggggacagggctgtgtgaggatcccccagcccccagagccGCCTTCCCCCAACAGCCAGGTTGGAGCTTGTGTCCTTGTGGGATGGCACAAACCCACATCTGAGCCTCTTCTTCCTCCACAGGCATGTAATGAGTTTACCACTCATGTAATGAACCTCCTCAGAGAACAGAGCCGGACACGTCCCATTTCTCCCAAGGAGATTGAAAGGATGGTGGGCATCATTCATCGAAAGTTCAGCTCCATCCAGATGCAGCTCAAACAAAGCACCTGTGAAGCAGTAATGATTTTAAGATCAAGGTTCCTTGATGCCAGGTAAGGCAGAGGCAAGTGCCCCTCTCTCTTTTGGGGGGGAAGCAGTAATTTTGGGCAGCCCAGGAGAGCCTGGGCATACTGGGAGTGGTGTCCCATGtcagcagggatgggtgggaggCTGCTCTGTCCCAACAAAAGCCTTcatccccagctgctgtggaagGGACCCCCTGCACAGTAGTCTTTCAGAAGCAGCAAGGTCTTTTCTACAAATTTTAGCACAAAGACTGGGCTTGTTTTCCCCACCTTGGACACCTGCACCACTGTTGGAGCTTGGTGCCTGTCCCCAGGACCCACAGCTGCCTGAGTGGGCTGCTTGCTCCACAAGCTGCCAGGAGGCAGGCAGACATGGATTAGGAGAGGGGTTTGGGCACAGTCAGAACTGTTTTGAAGCCTGATGAGGTGGGATAGTGatccccagccccatccccttCACAGGGCtcctgtctgcagagcagggccctggcagccggcagggcctggcagagcaggagcgGAGTGTGCAGAatggggaggagcagcaggcgCCACACGGagcctccctcctccagcagctcacGCTTCACACCTGAAAGCTGTGAGGAGCTAAACAAGACCAAAATAATGTTATTAACAAGGAGGTCACTGGCAGGTGTGGGAAATCAGGGTAATTGCAGGCAGTTGGAGGAGATGTCTATGGAGAGCTCCAGGAACGCAAAGGTAGAGCCTGCAGATGTACATTTTAAagtgatttctttaaaaaggagGAAGGTAAATAAGGCAAAATGAGCGGAAGCATAGTAATGAGATAAACATAGCTCTAGGGAGGGAGCCTGCCTGCTCCAGGATACAGCACAGTTAGCAGCACCGCGATACGCGCAGGAGCGCGCTGGGGATTGCGCTCGGCTGCCGGCTGGCCCGCGGCGCCGGCGGTGattgcagcagccctgggggaagGAGCTCCAAGGAAATGTTTAACTGGAGCTTTCCAGAGGTGTTCTGCACaaggagagcagctgctggcacggGGGGATGGcgctgcagctgtgcaggcgCTGCCACCGCCGAGGGCTGGTGGCTCCTGCTGGCCGGCGGGTGCTCTCTGCAAGGTGACACACCTGGGGCCTGTCCATGCAGGGCCAGAGCTTGGGCCCCGTGCAGCCCACGGCAGGAGGGGGCACAGATGGGTCTCGCTCACAAAGCCCTGAAATCCACTTGCTGTTGGAAGCCAATTAGCTCAGGGAGGGCCATGTGAGGACACATCAGCACGGCTGTCCCATCCTCTTGTGCCGTCCTcaccctggggagctgtgcagggcccagctgacctgtgctggagggaaggagggaaggatgctctgtcaggctgctcctggcacagaggggctCTGTGGCCAGGAACTTTGGGCTGAACTGTGTACCTGGCTGTGGAGGAGCCACAAGGGAGGCTGCTGGCTCAGCACATGCTTTACCTTTTCTGCCACAGCACATGAACGTGGCCTGTGCTCCCCTGAGATGAACCCTGCAGGGAGGTGGGGGTGTGAAAACAGAGGCAGAGTCCAGAGCCCTGTGGGGCTGCCTGCAGGACGTGGTgttgctgcctgctgctccctcccatgGTGTCGGGGAGGCCAAAGGGATCAGGGTgccaggacagctctgctgtgttgttctgtgctgcagcacaggctgtgaaACGTAGGCTGCTCTTCCCTATCCAACCCTGCCAGGGACCTGCTGGCATCTGGAGGAACAGtggtgttttccttttctcatttcagACGGAAAAGGCGTAACTTCAGTAAACAGGCCACGGAAATCTTGAACGAGTATTTTTACTCCCACCTCAGTAACCCCTACCCCAGTGAAGAAGCCAAAGAAGAGCTGGCAAAGAAATGCAGCATCACGGTATCGCAGGTAAGCAGCAGGGAGCCAGTCCTGACCCTGCACACACAGTGTGTCCATCTCCTGGTTCCCTTTGCAATGCTGCCATCTCAAAGTTGTTTTT
Proteins encoded in this window:
- the PBX3 gene encoding pre-B-cell leukemia transcription factor 3 isoform X3, with the translated sequence MKPALFSVLCEIKEKTGLSIRGAQEEDPPDPQLMRLDNMLLAEGVSGPEKGGGSAAAAAAAAASGGSSDNSIEHSDYRAKLTQIRQIYHTELEKYEQACNEFTTHVMNLLREQSRTRPISPKEIERMVGIIHRKFSSIQMQLKQSTCEAVMILRSRFLDARRKRRNFSKQATEILNEYFYSHLSNPYPSEEAKEELAKKCSITVSQVSNWFGNKRIRYKKNIGKFQEEANLYAAKTAVTAAHAVAAAVQNNQTNSPTTPNSGSSGSFNLPNSGDMFMNMQSLNGDSYQGSQVGANVQSQVDTLRHVINQTGGYNDGLGGNSLYSPHNLNANGGWQDATTPSSVTSPTEGPGSVHSDTSN
- the PBX3 gene encoding pre-B-cell leukemia transcription factor 3 isoform X4, translated to MDDQSRMLQTLAGVNLAGHSVQGGMALPPPHGHEGADGDGRKQDIGDILHQIMTITDQSLDEAQAKKHALNCHRMKPALFSVLCEIKEKTGLSIRGAQEEDPPDPQLMRLDNMLLAEGVSGPEKGGGSAAAAAAAAASGGSSDNSIEHSDYRAKLTQIRQIYHTELEKYEQACNEFTTHVMNLLREQSRTRPISPKEIERMVGIIHRKFSSIQMQLKQSTCEAVMILRSRFLDARRKRRNFSKQATEILNEYFYSHLSNPYPSEEAKEELAKKCSITVSQVSNWFGNKRIRYKKNIGKFQEEANLYAAKTAVTAAHAVAAAVQNNQTNSPTTPNSGGYPASCYQSDGRIQ